In Mesorhizobium sp., one DNA window encodes the following:
- the ftsW gene encoding putative lipid II flippase FtsW: MTSRTDRGLVSNWWWTVDRWFLAAFLSLMVLGIVLSFAASPAVAERIGLEEYHFVTRQIVFMLPALAVMLGVSFLDPRQIRRLAIILLIGSIVLMVLALFVGVEIKGSRRWVSLAGISLQPSEFLKPAFVVICAWLFAEHARQPDIPGNLFAMILLGLVVTLLVAQPDLGQTMLVVGTWGVMFFMAGMAWLWIIVLGALGLGGAFAAYTAFPHVAERIDKFLTGEGDTFQTDMAREAMISGGWFGRGPGEGDVKNVLPDSHTDFIFSVAAEEFGLALCFLLVALFAFIVLRGLKIALREHDDFTRFAVAGLVIQFGLQSIINMSVNLHLMPAKGMTLPFISYGGSSLVAMALSMGMVLALTRKRPETLRSGFGAFGGTRVIPAE; this comes from the coding sequence ATGACCAGCCGCACCGATCGCGGACTTGTTTCCAACTGGTGGTGGACCGTCGATCGCTGGTTCCTCGCCGCCTTCCTGTCGCTGATGGTCCTGGGTATCGTGCTTTCCTTCGCCGCGAGCCCCGCGGTGGCCGAGCGCATCGGGCTCGAGGAATATCACTTCGTCACACGCCAGATCGTCTTCATGCTGCCTGCGCTGGCGGTGATGCTCGGCGTTTCTTTCCTCGATCCCCGCCAGATCCGGCGGCTGGCGATCATTCTGCTCATCGGCTCGATCGTGCTGATGGTGCTGGCGCTGTTCGTCGGCGTCGAGATCAAGGGTTCGCGGCGCTGGGTATCGCTCGCCGGCATCTCGCTGCAGCCGTCCGAGTTCCTCAAGCCCGCCTTTGTCGTCATCTGCGCCTGGCTCTTCGCCGAGCATGCCCGCCAGCCCGACATCCCGGGCAACTTGTTTGCCATGATCCTGCTCGGCCTAGTGGTGACGCTGCTCGTCGCCCAGCCCGACCTTGGCCAGACGATGCTGGTCGTGGGCACCTGGGGCGTGATGTTCTTCATGGCCGGCATGGCCTGGCTGTGGATCATCGTCCTCGGTGCGCTGGGTCTGGGCGGTGCCTTCGCCGCCTACACGGCCTTCCCGCACGTGGCCGAGCGCATCGACAAGTTTCTCACCGGGGAGGGCGACACGTTCCAGACCGACATGGCGCGCGAGGCGATGATCAGCGGCGGCTGGTTCGGTCGCGGACCCGGCGAGGGCGACGTCAAGAACGTGCTGCCGGACAGCCACACCGATTTCATCTTCTCGGTGGCGGCGGAGGAATTCGGCCTGGCCCTGTGCTTCCTGCTCGTCGCGCTGTTCGCCTTCATCGTGCTCAGGGGCCTGAAGATCGCCCTGCGGGAACATGACGACTTCACCCGCTTCGCCGTCGCCGGCCTGGTCATCCAGTTCGGGCTTCAATCGATCATCAACATGAGCGTGAACCTGCATCTGATGCCGGCGAAGGGCATGACGCTGCCCTTCATCTCCTACGGCGGCTCCTCGCTCGTGGCCATGGCGCTGTCGATGGGCATGGTGCTTGCGCTGACGCGCAAACGGCCGGAGACGCTCCGGTCCGGCTTCGGTGCCTTCGGTGGCACGCGTGTTATACCGGCCGAATAG
- the murD gene encoding UDP-N-acetylmuramoyl-L-alanine--D-glutamate ligase: protein MIPATSLSGKKVALFGLGGSGIATARALIDGGANVTAWDDNPDSVAKACAQGIPTVDLRQADWSGFASFVLSPGVPLTHPKPHWTVDLARGAGVEIIGDIELFARERRRTASGAPFIAITGTNGKSTTTALTAHMLASAGRDTQMGGNIGRAVMTLDPPAPDRHYVVECSSYQIDLAPSADPTAGVLLNLTPDHLDRHGTMQHYAAIKERLVAGSETAIIGVDDIHCAQIADRLERAGHDVVRISKRLAVTDGYFADGLALLKAEGGRITQVATLEDIGSLRGQHNAQNALAAVAACLRVGLDLKDIQPGLDSFPGLAHRMEQIGRKGNVLFVNDSKATNADAAAPALSSFPRIYWIAGGLPKEGGIEPLRSFFPRIARAYLIGEAAPGFSATLGEAVPYEISDTLAAAVDHAAADAARDDAGDVVVLLSPACASFDQFKNFEVRGDAFRAAVLALDGIEPIGGTR from the coding sequence ATGATCCCGGCCACCTCCCTTTCCGGCAAGAAGGTCGCGCTGTTCGGTCTCGGCGGATCGGGTATCGCGACCGCGCGCGCGCTGATCGACGGCGGGGCGAACGTCACCGCGTGGGACGACAATCCGGACAGCGTGGCCAAAGCCTGCGCCCAGGGCATTCCGACGGTCGACCTCAGACAGGCCGACTGGTCGGGCTTCGCCTCCTTCGTGCTGTCGCCCGGCGTGCCGCTGACCCATCCGAAGCCGCATTGGACCGTAGACCTGGCGCGAGGCGCCGGGGTGGAGATCATCGGCGACATCGAGCTGTTCGCCCGCGAACGCCGGCGGACGGCGTCCGGGGCGCCGTTCATCGCCATTACCGGCACCAACGGCAAGTCGACGACCACGGCGCTGACTGCCCATATGCTGGCTTCGGCGGGGCGCGACACCCAGATGGGCGGCAACATAGGCCGCGCCGTGATGACCCTCGATCCGCCGGCGCCGGACCGACACTATGTGGTCGAGTGCTCGTCCTACCAGATCGACCTCGCTCCGTCCGCAGACCCGACGGCCGGGGTGCTGCTCAATCTCACGCCGGACCATCTCGACCGGCACGGCACGATGCAGCACTACGCCGCGATCAAGGAACGGCTGGTCGCCGGCAGCGAGACGGCGATCATCGGAGTCGACGACATCCATTGCGCGCAGATCGCCGACAGGCTGGAACGGGCAGGGCACGACGTGGTCCGCATTTCCAAGAGGCTCGCCGTGACCGACGGCTACTTCGCCGATGGTCTTGCGCTGCTGAAAGCGGAAGGCGGGCGCATCACCCAGGTCGCGACACTGGAGGATATCGGCTCGCTGCGCGGCCAGCACAATGCGCAGAACGCGCTTGCCGCCGTCGCCGCCTGCCTTCGGGTAGGGCTCGACCTCAAGGACATCCAGCCAGGCCTGGATTCCTTTCCCGGCCTCGCGCACCGCATGGAGCAGATCGGCCGCAAGGGCAACGTGCTGTTCGTCAACGATTCCAAGGCGACCAACGCCGACGCGGCGGCGCCTGCGCTGTCGAGCTTCCCGCGCATCTACTGGATCGCCGGCGGTTTGCCCAAGGAAGGCGGAATCGAACCGCTGAGGTCGTTCTTTCCGCGCATCGCCCGAGCCTATCTGATCGGCGAGGCCGCTCCGGGCTTCTCCGCGACGCTCGGCGAGGCGGTGCCCTACGAGATTTCGGATACGCTCGCAGCCGCCGTGGACCATGCGGCTGCGGATGCCGCAAGGGACGACGCCGGCGATGTGGTCGTGCTCTTGTCGCCCGCCTGCGCCAGCTTCGACCAGTTCAAGAATTTCGAGGTCAGGGGCGACGCGTTCCGCGCCGCCGTTCTGGCGCTCGACGGCATAGAGCCCATCGGAGGGACACGCTGA